A DNA window from Syngnathus typhle isolate RoL2023-S1 ecotype Sweden linkage group LG2, RoL_Styp_1.0, whole genome shotgun sequence contains the following coding sequences:
- the LOC133166618 gene encoding inter-alpha-trypsin inhibitor heavy chain H6-like isoform X2, with protein sequence MGYGWHFGPPQGVKRPAPSGLKRSSSAGSPRVCLSCPCPNSKRTPVWQAEENFGLRGKRQSKITRPALKVTDYHVKCSVVSRYAVTNVRSSIWNQMAVTKEAAFEVDIPSSAFISNFSITSGGKMYVAQVKERATARKIYDAAKKQGKTAGLVATKEREIEKFRVAVSVPPGARMSFCLTYEELLPRRLGRYELSVALRPGQPVSNLTLEVSLAEPTGIAYIKVLPLRTSRLLSDNKAQGNADPPASTQVEESVGCARVRYNPTPQQQVSISPKGLNADFVIQYDVNLTDLIGDIQVFDGYFVHYFAPRGLPVVPKDVIFVIDVSGSMIGTKIKQTKQAMSTILGDLREGDHFNIVTFSDKVHTWKKGQTVRATRQNVRDAKEFVKRIIAEGWTNINAALLSAAQLLNQPSSGSRRVPLVVFLTDGEATIGVTAGDVILNNAKKALGSASLFGLAFGDDADLPLLKRLALDNRGVARMVYEDADAALQLKGFYDEVASPLLSDVQLHYLDQQAFDITRSIFPNYFRGSELVVAGRLQAGLKDFRVSLLASDSKQRMKLENDVLINSTWRSSDCSKAPEGMSSFVRRLWAYFTIKELLLAKLNTTDAVMQKLLADKATNLSLEYNFVTPVTSLVVVKPDVDKAAPTTAKPSAIATTTATVTTKMSAAKRAQSPSISRTNKANPPKQPKKTSLPPPATKTVKTTPVFRPAATQPPPVPYSGKKPSQNDSKSASMPPSGKLSSSLFHFPKTAQPSTPGKVSTPSSPPTVSTVASTPPAFPGKSSTAPLSTKQTEPESSTASTRPDITGTPPTPTPVPAPDLEGNDIKAAEENDIRVANLMAATFAPMPGVTDGPRLWEAAGLLDVSTSIQIQRKDIDLVKDYDVTYDYDYDLNYDAWGNAADTESFEPPSRLSAEHFSSSADGDPHFVLQLPKQKQNLCFTVDGRANDVLRLVEDPQTGLMVDGHLTGAPPKRGHENRSRTYFDRLNISAATGRSSAITITVSLDEVAIGGEGRDILSINQTGSVRRQGVTVAVDNHRGCWIELAEDVHFLVLYHHYKHPSYLQMAHLGFYITRGRGLSASTRGLLGQFQHAALSVAPMSHYHHGENNDGTLARGVLRRGSQLLPVTLQDKMLKDTLLRRHAEQCWVVPKSEVERLLGQPYTSFVVDAV encoded by the exons AGAGGCAAACGCCAAAGCAAAATTACCCGACCAGCG CTGAAGGTCACGGATTACCACGTCAAGTGTAGTGTGGTGTCCCGCTATGCTGTCACCAATGTGCGGAGCTCCATTTGGAACCAAATGGCTGTCACCAAGGAAGCCGCCTTCGAGGTGGACATTCCTTCCTCTGCATTCATCTCCAACTTCTCCAT CACGTCGGGCGGCAAGATGTATGTGGCCCAGGTGAAGGAGCGAGCCACGGCCAGGAAAATATACGACGCTGCAAAGAAGCAAGGAAAAACAGCAGGACTGGTCGCTACCAA AGAGCGTGAGATTGAGAAGTTTCGCGTGGCGGTGAGCGTGCCACCAGGAGCTCGGATGTCCTTCTGCCTGACTTACGAGGAGCTGCTCCCTCGCCGCTTGGGCCGCTACGAGCTTAGCGTGGCTCTGCGGCCCGGCCAGCCCGTTTCCAACCTCACGTTAGAAGTCAGTCTAGCAGAGCCCACGGGTATCGCTTACATTAAGGTTCTTCCACTTCGGACAAGCAGACTGCTGTCCGACAACAAAGCTCAAG GTAACGCAGATCCTCCTGCGTCGACTCAGGTTGAAGAAAGCGTGGGCTGCGCTCGCGTTCGTTACAATCCCACACCTCAGCAGCAGGTCAGCATTTCGCCCAAGGGTCTGAATGCTGACTTTGTTATTCAATACGACGTGAACCTCACAGACCTGATCGGGGACATCCAG GTGTTTGACGGCTACTTTGTGCATTACTTTGCACCCAGAGGACTTCCCGTGGTTCCCAAGGATGTTATATTTGTCATCGATGTCAGCGGCTCCATGATCGGCACCAAAATCAAACAG ACCAAGCAGGCAATGAGCACTATCCTTGGGGACCTTCGGGAAGGAGACCACTTTAACATCGTCACCTTCTCAGATAAGGTTCACACTTGGAAGAAAGGACAGACGGTGCGAGCCACTCGGCAGAACGTACGAGATGCCAAAGAGTTCGTCAAGAGGATTATTGCGGAAGGAT GGACAAACATCAATGCGGCTCTGCTCTCGGCTGCCCAGCTGCTAAACCAGCCGTCCTCCGGCTCCCGCCGCGTCCCCCTGGTGGTCTTCCTCACCGACGGCGAGGCCACGATCGGAGTGACGGCAGGCGACGTCATCCTGAATAACGCCAAGAAGGCGCTGGGCTCAGCCTCTCTCTTTGGCCTGGCCTTCGGGGACGATGCCGACTTGCCGCTCCTCAAACGTCTGGCGCTGGACAATCGCGGTGTGGCTCGGATGGTTTACGAGGACGCCGACGCCGCTCTGCAGCTCAAAGGCTTCTACGACGAAGTGGCCAGCCCCTTGTTGTCCGACGTCCAGCTCCACTATCTGGACCAGCAGGCGTTTGACATCACCCGCTCTATCTTCCCAAACTACTTCAGAGGCTCCGAGTTGGTGGTGGCCGGCCGGCTTCAAGCGGGGCTGAAGGACTTCAGGGTGTCGCTCTTAGCCAGTGATTCCAAGCAGCGCATGAAGTTGGAGAATGACGTATTGATCAACAGCACCTGGCGCTCGTCGGACTGCTCGAAGGCTCCTGAAGGTATGTCCAGCTTTGTGCGTCGTCTCTGGGCGTATTTCACCATCAAGGAGTTGCTCCTGGCCAAACTCAACACCACGGATGCCGTTATGCAGAAGCTCCTGGCAGACAAGGCCACCAACCTCTCCTTGGAGTACAACTTTGTCACGCCGGTCACGTCTTTAGTCGTTGTGAAGCCCGATGTGGACAAAGCTGCACCAACCACTGCAAAGCCTTCCGCCATTGCAACGACAACCGCGACGGTGACAACCAAAATGTCCGCCGCGAAGAGGGCCCAGTCACCCTCTATTTCGAGAACCAACAAAGCGAATCCTCCCAAACAACCTAAAAAAACGTCACTACCTCCTCCCGCCACAAAAACTGTGAAAACAACGCCAGTGTTTCGCCCCGCTGCCACTCAACCGCCCCCAGTGCCATATTCTGGCAAAAAGCCTTCTCAGAATGATTCCAAAAGTGCCTCTATGCCTCCTAGTGGGAAACTATCCAGTTCTCTATTCCATTTTCCCAAGACAGCTCAGCCTTCCACACCTGGAAAGGTCTCCACGCCCTCTTCGCCCCCCACGGTTTCAACAGTGGCGAGCACGCCTCCCGCCTTCCCTGGAAAATCCTCCACCGCCCCGCTTTCTACCAAACAGACAGAACCAGAGAGCAGCACTGCATCTACCCGCCCAGACATCACCGGCACTCCGCCCACTCCCACTCCGGTCCCTGCTCCGGATTTGGAAGGAAACGACATAAAAGCTGCGGAAGAGAACGATATCCGTGTCGCCAACCTCATGGCCGCCACCTTTGCGCCCATGCCCGGTGTGACAGACGGGCCCAGGTTGTGGGAAGCAGCAGGCCTTCTGG ATGTCTCTACCTCCATTCAGATCCAGAGAAAAG ATATTGACCTTGTGAAAG ACTATGACGTGACGTATGATTACGACTACGACCTCAACTATGATGCCT GGGGCAACGCTGCTGACACGGAATCCTTCG AACCTCCGTCCAGACTGAGCGCTGAGCACTTCTCCTCATCGG CTGATGGAGATCCTCATTTTGTGCTCCAGTTACCAAAGCAGAAACAGAACTTGTGTTTCACCGTAGATGGCCGAGCTAATGATGTGCTAAGGCTAGTGGAGGACCCACAGACAG GACTGATGGTAGATGGCCACCTGACCGGAGCACCCCCCAAGCGAGGCCACGAGAACCGCTCGAGAACTTACTTTGACCGGCTGAACATCTCGGCAGCCACTGGCCGCTCGAGCGCCATCACGATCACAGTGTCGTTGGACGAGGTGGCAATCGGAGGCGAAGGGCGGGACATTCTCAGCATCAATCAAACAGGATCGGTAAGGAGGCAGGGCGTGACGGTCGCTGTGGACAACCACCGGGGCTGCTGGATCGAGCTGGCCGAGGATGTGCACTTCCTGGTTCTCTACCACCAttacaagcaccccagctaccTGCAGATGGCGCACCTGGGCTTCTACATCACACGAGGACGCGGGCTGTCGGCCTCCACTCGAGGCCTTCTGG GCCAGTTTCAGCATGCGGCCTTAAGCGTAGCACCCATGAGCCATTATCATCATGGGGAAAACAATGACGGAACGTTAGCCCGGGGGGTCCTGAGGCGGGGCTCCCAGCTGCTGCCTGTCACCTTGCAGGACAAGATGCTGAAAGATACACTACTCAGGCGACACGCGGAGCAGTGCTGGGTGGTGCCCAAGTCGGAGGTAGAACGACTGCTCGGACAGCCGTACACCAGCTTCGTGGTGGATGCCGTGTAA